CATGTAGCAACTTTCCCTTCAAAATAAAACTGTCAGGCTCAAATTGTCCTTTCAAAAGATCAATCATGGAATCATTGGCAGTACAGTTATCGAGAGTCACTGTACTGATCTTGTCTTCTATTTTCCAATCATTAAGACAAGATCTTAGGGCCTCAAGTAGTGCTGGAGCATCGTGAGGACACGGAACATACTTAAAACTCAATATCTGACTGTGTAAGTTCCAAGAATCATCAATAAAATGAGTCACATTACAGCCATATATCCCCTCTTCTGATGATTTGCAGTCCACATGTCACTGGTTATGGCTATTCTGCTCCTacttttttccaaattttgcCTGCACTtttctttcttagttttatacATTTTCATAATGTCTGATCTAATTGTATTCCTTGACACCATTTGAAACATGGGACATAAAGTGCTTGAATATTCTATAAACCCGCTATGCTCAACCATAGACAAGGGATATTCGTGCTTAACGATCATTTGAGCCAATTTGGTCCTTGCTAAATTAGgatcaaaattaaaagaaactgAAGGGCTTGTAGTTGCACTAGGATTGGCGGCAAGTTGGGCCTTTCTTACAGGACACGTTTTCACGTGAGAATTTAAATGCCTAGTCCCACTAGAACTTTCTCCCACTAGCTTACGCTCGCAATACTTGCAAACCGCTTTAATTTTTCCATCAATTTTTTCTCGTGTGAAATGATCCCATGCACGAGAAGTTCTTTTTCTCTGATTCTGAGTTTCATCTACTGTATTGCTAACAGATTGTACTTCATTTGTAGTTGATGGCACAAAATCAACATCATCCTCAAAATTAGAATCGGTTTGACCAGACATTCTATATTAACCTACATTAACACCATATTCTCATATCTATCAATTAATCCATGcaatttctttaaaaatatgataaacATATCTACGAAAAATCGGGCAGCATTTTCCCTATTTTATTAACCTAACCATCTGTCaattttaactataaataatcaGATAACAAACAATTTATCATCCTTATATCACCGCAGCACACAAatttcgcagaacctacttcactatggatgaatatataagatattcaaactcttctataaaattatatgtaatttaattataaaaaaaatataattagagaGTACCTTGAGGACAAATGAAAATTAGAGAGTACCTAGATGCTGAATCCTGTAActgaaaatattaaaacaaatgAAAAGAAATAAGAACAACAATCAATAAGCAAAATTAACCATTCACAGATTTTAAcagatttttgtattttaacaCAATCTTAACAGTTGCATCCATTCACAATGAATAGGCATACATAGCACAAGGCTACAAAGAATTACACAATTTACAACTTGTGAGAACCATTAGAAATCTGAAATTCAAATTAACCCAAACTGCAATTACCTTTACCTAAACTAACATATGGAACTACAATTTAGAATTCAACCTCACAAGTATGtgaataaaatatgtatacatcCATTTTTATACAAGTGCAACTCTATAATTGAAAGTTTTAGTATCAAGTGATTAAAGCACATTTTTACTCCATGACCACTACTATAACTATACTCAAACcattttgattatatatatataaatatatatatccctATATATAAAAGCAATACCAATCTATTCAGCTTGTCCTACAATAATTAGTAATGgttttattaaatagttaagtAATAATACTGCTTGTACTTTATTAGCTTCTCATCACTTTTCTTGAACAAGTTTGCATAATATTAGTatagaatttttgaatttgtcATAATTCCTCTCCAAAGAACATCATATAACTATGAGAAAAACTATAGCTAACAGTATTTATAATGCATCTACTATCTAGGAATGTCAATCTGGGCTATTTTCGCGGGCCGGGCCTCCGGCCCGACGGGCCGACTGTGGCCCGAATGATTCGGGCTCTTCTCGGGCTtctggcccggcccggcccggcccggtaTATATTATTTCGGGtcgggcccggcccggcccgacccgaaataatatatattgatcTTAGTTCAGGTGTTTTGAAggctcttttttttatttttatatattttttttttgtagaaagATGCATTATAAATACTGTTagctatatttttattattgatacttttttctatttttatttttttgcaggaGCCTTACGTAGTTGATCTTGATGATTAGAAAGTACATTGTTCTTTTTAGTATATGAGTGAGGATATGGATGAGAACAAATTGTAGTGTTTAGTACTTATGGTTGCTAGTTATTATATTTGAGTTTATGGTTGGTAGTTATTATTGATGTATTAAATATTGTTAGTAACAAAAGTACAATCTCAAGCTTTCCTCTATTATGCATAATTGAATCACtcatttattcattataacaaaaattcaattattcaTTGAAAATCTTAGTTTCCAACCTTATctattattaaagtaaaattgaaaaaaaagaattacCATCACACCCTTATAATTCtcttcattaaaaataaattgacttacataattattataatattgatTTTAAAACATAATCAAACAATATAATAGTTCTCCCATTACCCATGACTCAAAACAAGACAAaaccaaagaaaaaagaaatcccTTTTAATAAGGCATGTCATATTGTAATAGTATAATAGTTATAACTAACTacttcctaataataataataatttttagaaagaatataaaaaaaaagagagcaaataataataataatcaatggTGGGTTTTGATGCATTATCTATTTTCTCATCaaattttctctctctaaaataacataatatataaaaaaggtgTCTATAATGAATTGTCTCAACAACCACCAAAATTAAATACCCaaatgaaacaaaacaaaataataagtattcttaaaaaaaaaagggtcgGGCCTAACCCGGCCCGATTATCTCGGGTCGGGCTTGACCCGCTAGGCCAAAAGAAGGAGTCGggtcgggccgggccgggccaaaGTGATGTCGGGCCGGGCGGGGTTTGtggcgggccgggccgggcccgaCCCGACTGACATTCCTAGGATAAAGCGGCAAAATGTTTGGAAGTGGTAGTAGATTGGGTGATGGTGAAACttaaatatatgtaataattATGTAAAGTAGGTTTTATGTGGGTTGTTGATATGATTTTCTCATTTTGTGGAAGAGGAACAACACCTGAGAAAATTAAAAGGAAAACTACTCATCTTCTTcctcttaaatttctaattttaaaagaaCTTCCTGTCAATCTCCCACTACATCTATTAAGTTCATTCTCATAACACTATTGCTATTAAATTTGCAGCTATTGAATGATAATTGCATGGAAAAGTAAGGGAGTGACAACGGAGCAGATTATTGGGCTCTCGGTAGAGAAGACAGGGGCAGTTATAGTTTTCTACAAACAATAAAGAAGTTGCTCTGAAATGGTGGCAGTATACTATTGAGAAAATGATGGTCTTTTTTTCTCATTTATGACTTGTGCGAATTGGGGGCTTCTATGAACGGGTGTCTTGTGTGAATAGTTATCTTGGTCTATGAATAATTAAATAGAATGGGTTTACTTAACGAATGAGTATCTgtcaagttaatttttttttggtatatttCTGTTAAATGCACAACAAACTGTTAAGTGCACAGTTAAATAGACATTTTATATATTAGGTAAGAGGTAAGATTTATATACAGAGAGAGAGTGATGGGTAGAACTACAGGCCAAGATGGGAGAATCACAAAGGTGTTTTTCATGGCTACTCTGGTACTATGGTTGGTCTCAATTTTGTTTGAAATCGTATTCAACAAGCGGTCCGAGCTAATCTGCGTCGTTGTTGGGTGCTTCTTCTTCCAATTGGCCAACTGGGTCATTCGCTTTTTTGCCTCTCCCTCTCGTGATCCTCTTTTCGTTAACACCTCAGTTTCTCTCCTCCACTCAACTATTATTTCCTCTTCAGTGATTTTTATTTTGGTGAATCAATGGTTAATAACAAGGGGTTCTTTGAGTGGAAGAGTGTTCATGTTTGATCACTCTCAGTTATTTGCAGGTACTTCAACTTGGCCTTGTGCATACTCCGCTTTGTGCTTCTCATGTGGTTACTTTGCGTATGACCAATTAGATATGCTGAAATACCGATTATATAATGATGGTTGGATTCTGGTGCATCATCTGATACTCCTCATTTGTTTTACTCTTGCATTGTATCGAAATGTCACGATCAACTATCTTATTCTCACACTCATTTGTGAGTTGCATTCAATCTTCTTGCACGTTAGGAAAGTCCGCCGCCGGATGGCCCCCGGACTTACTAAGAGGAGCATGTTTGTAAGGATAGAATGGCTTTTGAATTGGGTTACCTACATTACAGCTAGGTGTGCTGCTCATATTCTCATCACAACCAAGCTTATTTGGGATGCTCCCAAATTTGAAAAGGGTGTGGAGCTACCACTAGCGCTGTTTGGAATGGCCGGAATGAACTTGCTTAACGGTTTTTTAGGAGTTGATCTCTTCAATGCTTACAGAAAAGAAATGATTCAACCCCAAAACTCCAATCATCATCAAGAGTGACAGACTAGACATACAAACCTTTAGGTTCAGAAAGAGTTACAGTTATTTCAttgtttgtattattattaagcTTTCAAACATTTTAGCAACTTTTGAGAATTTTAGTTTCAAAGTCTTCACAGTAATATTAAGTGTCTCAATCTTCTTTAAGCAGTTCTTATAGGGTATGTTAAAGTTGAATATTTTCCTTTAAAAAAATTCCATCGCCTCTTATTATCCAGCGCCTCCCTCTGCCCGACGAACTAATAGATCGTCGGAGTATCCACATCCAGTCGCAGATCGTTGAAACCAACAGCCCGACGAACCAAAGCTTCGTCTCACTTTCCCTCTCTCGCATCTCCCTCTTCTCCTTTCGACCAAGGCCACGTCATCATCTTCAGCAAAACACAACACTTCAAGGTTgtctctctccttcttgtttTATGTTGTCTGTATCTTTCTCTCCTATCAAAAGTGCATATGTTTAATTAGTATTATGATTTTGAGTTTAAATAGTTTATTGATTTGGGCAATAGAAAATGCATATGGATTAAATATGTGAAATTTGTGGTCTTAAATCTGAAATTTTGGTTGGAAATGATCAAATGAAACTGATGCTTCTTTGAAATTGTATTTCTAATTTAATAGATTCATTATCTGTCGTTCTTATTCATTTAGGATCATAATTATAAGTcttcaaattattatatatatatttatatattttatatatttatatttcctgtaattttgtttttccctttcatttattttttaacctGTATAAATATAATTCAACACATTTAATATATACAATTGCATGTGGCCCCGAAGATAAATAAAATGTTTAAATTATTCTTCTTAGAGTTAATTAGTGATaaatttattcattaatttTGACCATGATAAATGATATATCGATATAGttaatgcatatatattttttcaaaaagacTTGAAATGGGAGAAGCAAGCCACTATTTTCAGGTCAAACATGCATGTTAAAAATATGTTCTATAATTGAGTCTTATACATGTTACATGTTATGCTTACAGATCACTATACTGTAGATGGGAATGCTTGAAAGAAATTCTGCTTGGTGATTGGACTGATGGGATACTGTGTAGCTTTGGAATGCCTGTAATTAAACAAATTAAACAACTGGTAATTTGTTGGTTTCTATTGCATCACATTAAACAAATTTGGAGGGACACtgagaattttgaaaattcttttAGCCGACAACTGGTAATTTGTTGGTTTCTAttgcatatatgtattcatGTGTTTTTCTATTACCCGAAGAAATAATTAGTACTTAAGCATGTATTCATGTTTACTGACTTCTATCTTATTATATTTTAGATGACAAATTTGATTTTTATGTGTGGAGCAGGCAAAAGGATTGATATCAGAATATCAACTGAAATTTAACAGTGCAAAAGGATTGATATCTGAAATTTATTGGAATATGCTTGCTGTACCACCAACTACCTCGTACAAGGTAGTTTTATGCTTTTTTTCTATTGTATTGTCATTTCGTTTAACACTGGTCATTCCTGAGTTTGAAGAGCagtttcttaaaataaaattaatatcatatataCTTTTGTTTAGCATTGGTTGGTACATGGCATCTTTAATTAGACATATGATTTATATCTTGGCAGTTTTAGCTGTATAAAGGAGACAAGTACAATATTTAAGGTTCGATCTTATGCCCAAAGCCTACATCTGATATTTACCTAAGTATTCATTGTGTAAACATATTGGAGGATATTATAATAAATTCCTATAATCTTTAGAGATTTGGAGAGTATAGGGCATGAAGGTATACTGGAATTTTACAAGGTGTGAAGCAAGTCACTACAACATTTTTACTCAGTACCGACGGAAGTAATACCGGCGGAGCCAAACCGCCGGTATTAATGGGGTTATTACCGGCGGAAAAGGCATTCCGCCGGTATTActtttgaataattaaaaattaattaaatatttatttaaatttagtattcCCGGTGGAACTTTAGTATTACCGGCGGAAAATCCGCCTCTAATAGTTTGGGCGGGATTTTTACCgcccaaatttttgaaaagactaATACCGGCGGATTATTGCCGGCGGGTTCCGCCGGTATTAGTCAGGGGATTCTGAACGTtttattaataccggcggaacccctattaataccggcgggtcCCGCCGGTAATAAATGTCTATATAATCCCCCCCATAACTCAGAAAACATTTTCCATTTCCCCACTCCATTTCACACCACCCCACTCCGACCcttctcctcctcctcctcctccctaAGCTCGACCCTCCTCTGCCATAGTCCCCTTCTCCGAGTCGTCCTCCTCCGCCAAAGTCCGCCCGTTTGCCACCGTGAAGCGCCATTGcaccatcatttttttttacaggtAATGTGTTTTTCATTatggttttttcatttttttcattttctttttatttttctttgatagTTATTAGTTTTTTCTCCATGTTTGAAGTTTCGGGGGAGATATTTTGCTCGAAACAGTAACGGAAAGTGAAAACGAGGGAGGAGTAAAAGCTCGGCAGAAAAATTTAcaggtttgtttgtttgtttttttttttttcaatctttgaATGTTTAGTAGTTGGtatattacatttatatatctgTGTATGTGTAAATTTTTATGCAAatgtatatgtaaatatataattttgtgttTAGTAGTTTTTATGCAActgtttagtaatttttttgtgtatgtgtaaatatataattttgtgtatGTCTGATATATGTGTTATATGAATGCATAATTTTTaaacaatatattatattatatatatgatatgtatatatgtatatacatatataatttttaaacagtgtatatattatattatatgtatatataatatattgttaaaaattatgaatatgtaaatttataaaagtttagattttagtgtgtatatatagtaatatatataatgtattgtttaaaaattttaaatatgtaaattgttatataataataaatataatatatattatatatatatgcttaaaagttttaaatgtgtaaatttgtaaaattttagattttaagtttatatagtaataaatgtattttataataataaatgtgtatttttgtttaatatttagaattttgaatagttaaaaaattataagcttgttaaataattaattttgtaatgtttttttactttttttaaaaaaattagaataagaatatattaattacttaaaaagtttattataataaaataatattttaaaataattatgtaatattgtagtatataaataataaagatttaacatgaagaaaattataaattaaaagtgttttgacaaataaatatacaaaaatataattaagtagagtaatataaaaaatcataaataataaatataaaaaatttgaaataataaatttttaaaaataaaataaaaataaattaaattagttataaattttttaaataaaaaaatgtaatatatatatatataaagtaatacTTATTTAGAagtataaatatgaaaaattaatttaattaattaatagtaaaataatttttaaattattaaataattattattaaatataataatttatttttttaaaaaaaatcctgaaaaatttaatatgtcataaatttgaaaatttatgtcataaatttgaaaatttaatgggAGGATCTCCACAACAGCCTATGTATGGTCAGATTTTCAGTGCGCAGAGCCAGCAACAACCTATTTTGGTTCGCCCGCATCCTCGACAGTTTATGGAGATCTTACGTACACCGCAGACTGGACAACCTTATTATCCTGCCCCGCCAGCTCAATCCCGTGATAATCTTGATGGTTCAAGACTTAGCTCGAATGCAGATAAATTTTTAGAATAGTTAGGTGTTTTTAATTAtgtcaatttttatgttttaaacttcatctaattttatttaagataataaagtttattttgtaatggacaaattaatattaatgcttaatttcttaatattaatgttttatatttaattaataatatatttatgaaataattattatatataattataattaatttaattataaaatatattaattattatatatattaatttaattataattaattttattatatatatattatatttaagataatatattgtttttttttaatttataaatattaataccaGCGAAAATTGATTGtggtccgccggtattaatgcaTCTGCGTGGAAAAGTGCAgatattaataccggcggaccccACCGCTATTAATCTgccggtattaatattattaccggcggaataCCATTTTCTTCGCTAATAGTAACTTATAGCGAccaattaataccggcggataaTTACCGGCGgaatccgccggtattaattaaTGCCGGCGGTCTCCTCTATTATTACCGGCGGGTGGCTCCGCCGGTAATACCAATATTTGTTGTAGTGAGTGTTTATTAGAAAAACTATTAATGGATATATGTTGGTAACATTTCTCACTTGAGCTATGGCATCTCAATTGCTTTTGTTCTTTTCTCCTTAACACTTGAGGCATACAAATAGGGAGTGAAAAATGGTGGCGGGGAGCTGATTACACCTTGCAGAATTGCAGCTTGCCTCATATCTTGTGgcatgaaaatttcaatatgaaTTTCATCCTTAAGTCAAATATTAGTGATAACAACTTTCTCTTAGAAAAAGCAGAAATTTTGAAGCATTAACAGGCATTAGAGGAGTATTAAATATAGCTACCGTTAATAGTCTTGAACAGATTTTATCCGGAGACATGTTATTGTTTTGACTTAGTTGCTGTTTCCAATCATTGCTTTTTTTAAGTAATCAAGACCATAGGGTCAACTTCTCCATATCTTTGGAGGCTGTATCTTTTGCTTTAATTATGTAATGTTATTATTTAACATGTATTCCTTGTTTTTTACTTTTTGAACTTTAGAGTGATCCTATTGTTGTTATTTATACTAAAGAGAGGGATGAAACACTTATAGAGCTTGGTCGTACTGAAGTAATTTTAAATTCAGTAGATCCTACGTGGATCACAAAACATACACTCACTTATCATTTTGAGGTTGTGCAGTATTTGGTGTAAGTTTTAGAGCTATATttctttttccttaaaaaatacAATCTGCATCTTATTATTGTATAGCTAAAGTTTTATCTTTTATCTACAGGTTTCGAGTGTATGACATTGACACTCAGTTTCATAATGTAAATGTGAAAGTATAATAAATTTTTCCTCTTACCTACAAATGATTTCGAGGGAATGTTGTTGAATTACATATTGCAGTATAATATTCTAAAGGCATGTATAACCTATCCAGATATGTGGACATGATAAAACTACTCTCTGTCTTGCTTTATTTAATGAGCTTAAAAGATTTTCAGGTTTATATATTTctattcttttaaaatttttaaaactatAAGAGAGTGAGCCAAGGCCTGAgcatttttttatctttttacttACCTGTAAACATTGGATACTTACTGTCTAGATAACCCCATGGAACTTGGTTTATTAGAATAAGAATATTGCATCATTTACATACAATATCACATTTCCTTCCATTATTGTTAGGTCACCGTTATCCAAAAAAATTACGGAGAAATTATCGGTCAAAAAATGGAGAATTCAGTTGTATGTAGATCCAAAACGAATGATGAGTCTAAAGTATAATCAATTCCCCATTCAAGCAGCTGAACCAATGGAAGATTAGGAAGTTTTACTATACTCGTTTtagtatttctaattatatttcatttattaagactttttttaataattttttcttctattttaaaatcgcacattttttttaatttttgttacatactgtttgttttaaaatttgcaAAATCTATATCTTGTTCCTTTAGATTTTttataagtaaataataaatattattttgttatgacttatatatataattatattttactaactaaatataatagcacaaataatattttaatacaaTAAATCATTTGCATAATTATACTTTTGGTTAcaaaaatctaaataaaaataaagaactaaactttaaataaaattaatatttataacttttaactatacaaaaataaaattaatatt
This region of Cannabis sativa cultivar Pink pepper isolate KNU-18-1 chromosome 7, ASM2916894v1, whole genome shotgun sequence genomic DNA includes:
- the LOC133039660 gene encoding zinc finger BED domain-containing protein DAYSLEEPER-like, with the translated sequence MSGQTDSNFEDDVDFVPSTTNEVQSVSNTVDETQNQRKRTSRAWDHFTREKIDGKIKAVCKYCERKLVGESSSGTRHLNSHVKTCPVRKAQLAANPSATTSPSVSFNFDPNLARTKLAQMIVKHEYPLSMVEHSGFIEYSSTLCPMFQMVSRNTIRSDIMKMYKTKKEKCRQNLEKSRSRIAITSDMWTANHQKRGYMAVM
- the LOC115697514 gene encoding uncharacterized protein LOC115697514; this translates as MGRTTGQDGRITKVFFMATLVLWLVSILFEIVFNKRSELICVVVGCFFFQLANWVIRFFASPSRDPLFVNTSVSLLHSTIISSSVIFILVNQWLITRGSLSGRVFMFDHSQLFAGTSTWPCAYSALCFSCGYFAYDQLDMLKYRLYNDGWILVHHLILLICFTLALYRNVTINYLILTLICELHSIFLHVRKVRRRMAPGLTKRSMFVRIEWLLNWVTYITARCAAHILITTKLIWDAPKFEKGVELPLALFGMAGMNLLNGFLGVDLFNAYRKEMIQPQNSNHHQE